One Streptomyces fagopyri DNA window includes the following coding sequences:
- a CDS encoding DnaJ family domain-containing protein, whose product MTERKPPGVSFESWVDRQIREAEARGEFTDLPGAGKPLPEVTDTSYDELWWIKRKMAREGLSVLPPTLALRKEAEDALAAASAAPSERAVRRIVEDINAKIREVMFKPPPGPPLGLKPYDVDEIVRDWRERRAG is encoded by the coding sequence ATGACCGAGCGCAAGCCACCCGGCGTCAGCTTCGAGTCCTGGGTCGACCGGCAGATCCGCGAGGCGGAGGCACGCGGTGAGTTCACGGACCTCCCCGGCGCGGGAAAACCGTTGCCCGAGGTGACCGACACGTCGTACGACGAACTGTGGTGGATCAAGCGGAAGATGGCCCGCGAGGGCCTGTCGGTGCTGCCCCCGACCCTCGCCCTGCGCAAGGAGGCCGAGGACGCGCTCGCCGCGGCGTCGGCGGCGCCCTCGGAGCGGGCCGTGCGCCGGATCGTCGAGGACATCAACGCCAAGATCCGCGAGGTCATGTTCAAGCCGCCGCCCGGGCCTCCGCTCGGCCTCAAGCCCTACGACGTGGACGAGATCGTCCGGGACTGGCGCGAGCGCCGGGCCGGGTGA
- a CDS encoding FHA domain-containing protein, with product MLELTMASVTGADAGATAGMLMADAPSDPGAVLRVGRDRTVCRLATPDDWLFVSRVHLEFLCGPEGSWQVTWLHGSRPEPSSEVRLTFAGMSTRSVPYGGTAQLPAGSTGEIVIFDRTGPQSVNVGFYHER from the coding sequence GTGCTCGAACTCACCATGGCCTCGGTCACCGGGGCGGACGCGGGCGCGACGGCCGGAATGCTGATGGCCGACGCACCGAGCGACCCCGGCGCCGTGCTGCGGGTGGGCCGGGACCGGACCGTGTGCCGGCTCGCGACCCCCGACGACTGGCTGTTCGTCTCCCGGGTCCATCTGGAGTTCCTGTGCGGTCCGGAGGGCTCCTGGCAGGTCACGTGGCTGCACGGTTCCCGTCCGGAGCCCTCCTCCGAGGTCCGGCTGACCTTCGCCGGGATGTCGACCCGGTCCGTCCCGTACGGCGGGACGGCGCAGCTCCCCGCGGGCAGCACCGGAGAGATCGTCATCTTCGACCGCACCGGCCCGCAGAGCGTCAACGTGGGCTTCTACCACGAGCGGTAG
- a CDS encoding O-methyltransferase codes for MSESQLWNDVDDYFTALLAPADETLTAALRDSDAAGLPKIGVAPNQGKLLQLLAHVQGARRILEIGTLGGYSTIWLGRALPADGRLVTFEYDATHAEVARRNLARAGLDRIAEVRVGPALESLPKLAEENPEPFDFVFIDADKVNNPRYVEWALELTRPGSLIVVDNVVRDGRVTDADSTDPSVRGTRAALELIAAHPRLSGTAIQTVGSKGYDGFALARVLD; via the coding sequence ATGAGCGAGTCGCAGTTGTGGAACGACGTCGACGACTACTTCACCGCCCTCCTCGCCCCCGCCGACGAGACCCTGACCGCCGCGCTGCGCGACAGCGACGCCGCCGGCCTTCCGAAGATCGGCGTCGCGCCGAACCAGGGCAAGCTGCTCCAGCTCCTCGCCCATGTCCAGGGCGCGCGCCGCATCCTGGAGATCGGCACCCTCGGCGGCTACAGCACGATCTGGCTGGGCCGCGCGCTGCCCGCCGACGGCCGGCTGGTGACCTTCGAGTACGACGCCACCCACGCGGAGGTCGCCCGCCGCAACCTCGCCCGCGCCGGCCTCGACCGGATCGCCGAGGTGCGGGTGGGTCCCGCGCTGGAGTCGCTGCCGAAGCTGGCCGAGGAGAACCCGGAGCCGTTCGACTTCGTCTTCATCGACGCGGACAAGGTGAACAACCCGCGCTACGTGGAGTGGGCCCTCGAACTCACCCGCCCGGGCAGCCTGATCGTCGTCGACAACGTCGTCCGCGACGGCCGCGTGACCGACGCGGACAGCACCGACCCGAGCGTGCGCGGCACCCGCGCCGCGCTGGAACTGATCGCCGCCCACCCCAGGTTGAGCGGTACGGCGATCCAGACCGTGGGCAGCAAGGGGTACGACGGGTTCGCGCTGGCCCGGGTCCTCGACTGA
- the proP gene encoding glycine betaine/L-proline transporter ProP gives MPSVSPVAPAAPVAPVRLRPPARPEVTVTDPALVKRAVKAAALGNAMEWFDFGVYSYIAVTLGKVFFPSGNPTAQLLSTFGAFAAAFLVRPLGGMVFGPLGDRIGRQKVLALTMIMMAAGTFAIGLIPSYATIGVGAPLLLLAARLVQGFSTGGEYAGASTFIAEYAPDKKRGFFGSWLEFGTLAGYIGGAGLVTLMTAFLSTEDLLAWGWRVPFLIAGPMGVIGLYLRLRLEETPAFAAELEKASKKEKDRPKVALRTMLAGQWRALLLCVGLVLVFNVTDYMLLSYMPSYLTSELKYDETHGLLVVLGVMALMMIVQPFAGALTDRVGRRPVIAAGCAGFLALSVPAILLIRQGSLLAVALGMGALGLLLVCFTSAMPAALPALFPTKVRYGSLSIGFNISVSLFGGTTPLVVTALIGATGNMMMPAYYMMAAAVIGGVAVWFMSESAGLPLPGSAPAVEPGTRPDAGTGTPRAAGTDA, from the coding sequence TTGCCCTCCGTCAGTCCCGTCGCTCCCGCAGCTCCCGTCGCTCCTGTCCGGCTCCGGCCCCCGGCGCGCCCGGAGGTCACCGTCACCGACCCCGCCCTGGTGAAGCGCGCCGTGAAGGCCGCCGCCCTCGGCAACGCGATGGAGTGGTTCGACTTCGGCGTCTACAGCTACATCGCGGTGACGCTGGGCAAGGTCTTCTTCCCGTCCGGCAACCCCACCGCCCAGCTGCTGTCCACCTTCGGCGCGTTCGCCGCGGCCTTCCTCGTCCGCCCGCTCGGCGGCATGGTCTTCGGACCGCTGGGCGACCGCATCGGCCGCCAGAAGGTCCTGGCGCTCACCATGATCATGATGGCGGCGGGCACCTTCGCGATCGGCCTGATCCCGTCGTACGCGACGATCGGAGTCGGCGCCCCCCTGCTGCTGCTCGCCGCCCGGCTGGTGCAGGGCTTCTCCACCGGCGGCGAGTACGCGGGCGCCTCCACCTTCATCGCCGAGTACGCGCCCGACAAGAAGCGCGGCTTCTTCGGCAGCTGGCTGGAGTTCGGCACGCTCGCCGGATACATCGGCGGCGCGGGTCTGGTCACCCTCATGACCGCCTTCCTGTCGACCGAGGACCTGCTGGCCTGGGGATGGCGCGTGCCGTTCCTGATCGCGGGCCCGATGGGCGTCATCGGGCTGTATCTGCGGTTGCGCCTGGAGGAGACCCCGGCGTTCGCGGCGGAGCTGGAGAAGGCCTCCAAGAAGGAGAAGGACCGCCCCAAGGTGGCGCTGCGCACGATGCTCGCCGGCCAGTGGCGCGCGCTGCTGCTCTGCGTCGGCCTGGTGCTGGTCTTCAACGTCACCGACTACATGCTGCTGTCGTACATGCCGAGCTATCTGACGAGCGAGCTGAAGTACGACGAGACGCACGGCCTGCTGGTCGTCCTCGGCGTAATGGCGCTGATGATGATCGTGCAGCCCTTCGCGGGCGCGCTGACCGACCGGGTCGGCCGCCGCCCGGTGATCGCGGCCGGCTGTGCCGGATTCCTCGCGCTGTCCGTCCCGGCCATCCTGCTCATCCGCCAGGGCAGCCTGCTCGCGGTCGCGCTCGGCATGGGCGCGCTGGGCCTGCTGCTGGTGTGCTTCACCTCCGCGATGCCCGCCGCGCTGCCCGCGCTCTTCCCGACGAAGGTCCGCTACGGCTCGCTCTCCATCGGCTTCAACATCTCCGTCTCGCTCTTCGGCGGCACGACCCCGCTGGTGGTCACGGCGCTCATCGGGGCGACCGGCAACATGATGATGCCCGCGTACTACATGATGGCCGCGGCCGTGATCGGCGGTGTGGCGGTGTGGTTCATGTCCGAGTCGGCGGGCCTGCCACTGCCGGGTTCCGCCCCGGCCGTCGAACCCGGCACCCGGCCCGACGCCGGAACCGGCACCCCGCGCGCCGCCGGGACCGACGCCTGA
- a CDS encoding bifunctional glycosyltransferase 87/phosphatase PAP2 family protein produces the protein MANVEHGGRAGGAFGAGAAESAQARLRTIRIGLWLITAVLAVRQVAVVLSTPKGDRLTDLETWVGPEGVLHVKGSLYDSTQFTGTPFGGLVLKPLTRAAEQGLGWGWTFGSLSLVVVLGVVAARALPQPVSRRTSLLAAPVAISLLMLSLPVRNALYLGQTSIIPVLLVLLGCFTVRGERASGVLIGLAAALQPTVLLFAPLLWFTGRRRATVSGALTFAACTALAWAAMPHDSHTYWVHHLGGVGLGGEADGLANQSLHGALLRIGLNGPLEIGLFLLLGAAVAVLGLRRAVRYAEDGQLLLAVAITGCVAVAVSPTTWQHQLLWVLLALVGRVGRKASDRAMWPVAVILVMTLPATMMLPNMTVVHPLRDNVVLLAALAAATVVPFLSRTSEYYRAPIPTDYAKPVPTRWKRVPLLPFLGRVRTRPNLLLELLLIRVGYSAYQQVRLAATGGTNAGGRATAEHHGDQILSIERFLHVDIEHWANHAVFKVEWLRDFFDFYYESFHFVVPLTVLALLYIRRPGDYRWARSALGFATLLALVGFWLYPLAPPRLMPGLGVIDTVHGVQDFSKPDYGTLTALTNQYAAMPSLHFGWSLWCGLVIVILAPKWWMKALGLLHPLFTVSAIVATGNHWVLDAVGGAAVVAAGFGLTHLLQGPRPRTPAVATGTEEPAAATAAPAGSRAGAPADNPAGGQVGG, from the coding sequence GTGGCGAATGTGGAGCACGGCGGGCGAGCGGGTGGTGCCTTCGGGGCGGGGGCGGCGGAATCGGCGCAGGCGCGGCTGCGCACGATCCGTATCGGGTTGTGGCTGATCACCGCGGTCCTCGCGGTGCGACAGGTCGCCGTCGTCCTGAGCACCCCCAAAGGGGACCGGCTGACCGACCTGGAGACCTGGGTCGGACCTGAGGGCGTCCTGCATGTGAAGGGGTCGCTGTACGACTCGACGCAGTTCACCGGAACCCCTTTCGGGGGACTCGTCCTCAAGCCGCTCACCCGCGCCGCCGAACAGGGGCTCGGCTGGGGATGGACCTTCGGCAGCCTGTCGCTCGTCGTCGTGCTCGGTGTGGTCGCCGCGCGCGCCCTGCCGCAGCCCGTGAGCCGCCGCACCTCGCTGCTCGCCGCACCCGTGGCCATCAGCCTGCTGATGCTGTCGCTGCCGGTCCGCAACGCCCTCTACCTCGGCCAGACCAGCATCATCCCGGTCCTGCTCGTCCTGCTGGGCTGCTTCACCGTCCGCGGGGAGCGCGCGAGCGGCGTCCTGATCGGCCTCGCGGCGGCGCTGCAGCCCACCGTGCTGCTCTTCGCGCCGCTGCTCTGGTTCACCGGGCGCCGCCGCGCCACCGTGTCCGGCGCGCTGACCTTCGCCGCCTGCACGGCCCTCGCCTGGGCCGCGATGCCGCACGACTCCCACACGTACTGGGTGCACCACCTCGGAGGTGTCGGGCTCGGCGGGGAGGCCGACGGCCTCGCCAACCAGTCGCTGCACGGCGCGCTGCTGCGTATCGGCCTCAACGGCCCTCTGGAGATCGGCCTGTTCCTGCTGCTCGGCGCGGCCGTCGCGGTGCTCGGCCTGCGCCGTGCCGTGCGCTACGCCGAGGACGGGCAGCTGCTCCTGGCCGTGGCGATCACCGGCTGCGTCGCCGTCGCCGTCTCACCGACCACCTGGCAGCACCAGTTGCTGTGGGTCCTGCTCGCGCTGGTCGGCCGCGTCGGCAGGAAGGCCTCGGACCGCGCCATGTGGCCCGTCGCCGTCATCCTCGTGATGACCCTGCCGGCGACGATGATGCTGCCGAACATGACCGTGGTCCACCCGCTGCGCGACAACGTGGTGCTGCTCGCCGCGCTCGCCGCCGCCACGGTCGTGCCGTTCCTCTCCCGCACCTCGGAGTACTACCGGGCGCCGATCCCCACGGACTACGCGAAGCCCGTCCCCACCCGGTGGAAGCGGGTGCCGCTGCTGCCCTTCCTCGGCCGCGTCCGCACCCGGCCGAACCTGCTGCTCGAACTGCTCCTGATCCGCGTCGGCTACTCCGCCTACCAGCAGGTCAGACTGGCCGCGACGGGCGGCACCAACGCGGGCGGCCGGGCCACCGCCGAGCACCACGGCGACCAGATACTGTCCATCGAGCGGTTCCTGCACGTCGACATCGAACACTGGGCCAACCACGCCGTGTTCAAGGTCGAGTGGCTGCGGGACTTCTTCGACTTCTATTACGAGTCGTTCCACTTCGTCGTCCCGCTCACCGTCCTCGCCCTGCTCTACATCCGGCGTCCCGGCGACTACCGCTGGGCGCGCTCGGCACTCGGCTTCGCCACGCTGCTGGCGCTCGTCGGTTTCTGGCTCTACCCGCTGGCCCCGCCGCGCCTGATGCCGGGGCTGGGTGTCATCGACACCGTGCACGGCGTGCAGGACTTCTCCAAGCCGGACTACGGCACGCTGACCGCGCTCACCAACCAGTACGCGGCGATGCCCTCGCTGCACTTCGGCTGGTCCCTGTGGTGCGGACTGGTGATCGTGATCCTGGCGCCCAAGTGGTGGATGAAGGCCCTCGGTCTGCTGCACCCGCTCTTCACCGTGTCGGCGATCGTGGCGACCGGCAACCACTGGGTACTGGACGCGGTGGGCGGCGCGGCGGTCGTCGCCGCGGGTTTCGGCCTGACCCACCTCCTCCAGGGCCCGAGGCCACGGACACCGGCCGTGGCGACCGGTACGGAGGAGCCGGCCGCGGCGACAGCCGCTCCCGCGGGCAGCCGGGCGGGCGCTCCCGCGGACAACCCGGCGGGTGGGCAGGTCGGCGGGTGA
- a CDS encoding cytochrome P450: MPCPALPDGFDFTDPDLLHHRVPLPEFAELRRAEPVRWIPQPPNLAGFQDEGYWAVTRHADVRYVSTHPELFSSSLNTAIIRFNDHIERDAIDAQRLILLNMDPPEHTRVRQIVQRGFTPRAIRALEQRLRDRALAIVGSARAHSGPFDFVTEVACELPLQAIAELIGIPQDDRVKIFEWSNRMIAYDDPEYAITEEVGAESATELISYAMNMAADRKQCPAKDIVSTLVAAEDEGNLGSDEFGFFVLMLSVAGNETTRNAITHGMHAFLTHPEQWELYKRTRPATTAEEIVRWATPVVSFQRTATQDTELGGKRIRKGDRVGLFYASANHDPEVFANPDDFDITRDPNPHLGFGGGGPHYCLGKSLAVLEIDLIFHAIADAMPDLSLVGDPRRLRSAWINGVKELQVDAG; this comes from the coding sequence ATGCCCTGTCCAGCGCTGCCCGACGGGTTCGACTTCACCGACCCCGACCTGCTGCACCATCGTGTGCCCCTGCCGGAGTTCGCCGAGCTGCGCCGGGCCGAACCGGTCCGCTGGATACCCCAGCCGCCCAACCTGGCCGGCTTCCAGGACGAGGGCTACTGGGCGGTGACCCGGCACGCGGACGTCAGGTACGTCTCCACGCACCCGGAGCTCTTCTCCTCGTCCCTCAACACCGCGATCATCCGCTTCAACGACCACATCGAGCGCGACGCGATCGACGCCCAGCGGCTGATCCTGCTCAACATGGACCCGCCCGAACACACCCGCGTCCGCCAGATCGTGCAGCGCGGTTTCACCCCGCGGGCCATCCGGGCGCTGGAGCAGCGGCTGCGCGACCGCGCCCTCGCGATCGTCGGGAGCGCGCGTGCCCACTCCGGGCCCTTCGACTTCGTCACCGAGGTCGCCTGCGAACTGCCCCTCCAGGCGATAGCCGAACTGATCGGCATCCCGCAGGACGACCGGGTCAAGATCTTCGAGTGGTCCAACCGGATGATCGCGTACGACGACCCGGAATACGCCATCACCGAGGAGGTCGGCGCCGAGTCGGCCACCGAACTCATCTCGTACGCCATGAACATGGCCGCCGACCGCAAGCAGTGCCCGGCGAAGGACATCGTCAGCACCCTGGTGGCGGCCGAGGACGAGGGCAACCTCGGCTCCGACGAGTTCGGCTTCTTCGTGCTGATGCTGTCCGTCGCCGGCAACGAGACCACCCGCAACGCCATCACGCACGGCATGCACGCCTTCCTCACCCACCCCGAGCAGTGGGAGCTCTACAAGCGCACCCGTCCGGCGACCACCGCCGAGGAGATCGTCCGCTGGGCGACCCCCGTGGTCTCCTTCCAGCGCACGGCGACCCAGGACACCGAACTGGGCGGCAAACGGATCAGGAAGGGCGACCGCGTCGGCCTGTTCTACGCCTCCGCCAACCACGACCCCGAGGTGTTCGCGAACCCCGACGACTTCGACATCACGCGTGACCCCAACCCCCACCTCGGCTTCGGTGGCGGAGGCCCGCACTACTGCCTGGGCAAGTCCCTGGCCGTGCTGGAGATCGACCTCATCTTCCACGCGATCGCCGACGCGATGCCGGACCTCTCCCTGGTGGGCGACCCACGCCGGCTGCGCTCCGCGTGGATCAACGGTGTCAAGGAGCTCCAGGTCGACGCCGGCTGA
- a CDS encoding steroid 3-ketoacyl-CoA thiolase: protein MAAEPVIVEAVRTPIGKRGGALANLHPAYLLGETYRELLGRTGIHADCVEQIVGGTVTHAGEQSMNPARTAWLTMGLPYETAATTVDCQCGSSQQAAHLTANMIAAGVIDVGISCGVEAMSRVPLGSGSKHGPGKPFPDEANVDLPNQFEAAERIARRRGLTREDVDSLGLLSQERAAVAWSEERFKRETFAVQVPTTEDEQRAGQGMWRLVDRDEGLRDTSAEALSRLKPVMPTAVHTAGNSSQISDGAAAIMWASKRMARALKLRPRARIVAQALVGADPHFHLDGPVDATRAVLGKAGMSLRDIDLVEINEAFASVVLSWAQVFEQDLEKVNVNGGAIALGHPVGATGARLIATALHELERRDKEFALITMCAGGALATGTIIQRL, encoded by the coding sequence ATGGCCGCGGAACCCGTGATCGTCGAAGCCGTACGCACCCCCATCGGCAAGCGCGGTGGCGCGCTCGCCAATCTCCACCCCGCCTATCTCCTGGGCGAGACCTACCGTGAACTCCTCGGCCGCACCGGCATCCACGCCGACTGCGTCGAGCAGATCGTCGGCGGCACGGTGACGCACGCGGGGGAGCAGTCGATGAACCCCGCGCGTACGGCCTGGCTCACCATGGGCCTGCCCTACGAGACCGCCGCGACGACCGTCGACTGTCAGTGCGGCTCCTCGCAGCAGGCCGCCCACCTGACGGCCAACATGATCGCGGCCGGGGTGATCGACGTGGGCATCTCCTGCGGTGTCGAGGCGATGTCGCGGGTGCCGCTGGGCTCGGGGTCCAAGCACGGCCCGGGGAAGCCGTTCCCCGACGAGGCGAACGTGGACCTGCCCAACCAGTTCGAGGCGGCGGAGCGGATCGCGCGTCGCCGTGGACTGACGCGGGAGGACGTCGACTCGCTCGGTCTGCTCTCGCAGGAGCGGGCGGCCGTGGCGTGGTCCGAGGAGCGCTTCAAGCGGGAGACGTTCGCCGTGCAGGTCCCCACGACGGAGGACGAACAGCGCGCCGGGCAGGGCATGTGGCGACTCGTCGACCGCGACGAGGGGCTTCGCGACACATCCGCGGAGGCGCTGTCGCGCCTCAAGCCGGTGATGCCCACGGCCGTCCACACGGCGGGCAACTCGTCGCAGATCTCGGACGGAGCCGCCGCGATCATGTGGGCCTCGAAGCGGATGGCGCGGGCGCTGAAGCTGCGGCCGCGGGCCCGGATCGTGGCCCAGGCGCTGGTCGGCGCGGACCCGCACTTCCACCTGGACGGACCGGTCGACGCCACTCGGGCCGTACTCGGCAAGGCCGGCATGTCGCTCAGGGACATCGACCTGGTCGAGATCAACGAGGCCTTCGCCTCGGTGGTGCTGAGCTGGGCCCAGGTCTTCGAACAGGACCTGGAGAAGGTCAACGTGAACGGCGGCGCGATCGCGCTCGGCCATCCGGTGGGGGCCACGGGAGCGCGTCTGATCGCGACCGCCCTGCACGAACTGGAGCGCAGGGACAAGGAGTTCGCCCTCATCACGATGTGCGCCGGCGGGGCGCTGGCGACCGGGACGATCATCCAGCGGTTGTGA
- a CDS encoding TerD family protein, with protein sequence MITLTKEDGPADLDGVTHLSIGVSWDPTAGSSGGLMGKLRRQAGTDLDLIAIAMQGSDPVRLAGLDSLDPLGNGSLVHSGDNQTGRGEGDDETVTVEFARVPANVTSIVFVAAAFKKGSSFQKARNISIKVYDATGGSTQQVADIWPSLLSNDNGCAVAKAIRAGGVWKLEVINQTGRIKQGDERDLMRFAVNK encoded by the coding sequence ATGATCACGCTCACGAAGGAAGACGGCCCGGCGGACCTGGACGGAGTGACCCATCTGTCCATCGGGGTGTCCTGGGACCCCACCGCCGGATCGAGCGGCGGACTGATGGGAAAGCTCCGCCGGCAGGCCGGCACCGACCTCGACCTGATCGCGATCGCGATGCAGGGCTCGGACCCGGTGCGGCTGGCGGGCCTCGACTCCCTGGACCCGCTGGGCAACGGCTCGTTGGTGCACAGCGGCGACAACCAGACCGGACGCGGTGAGGGTGACGACGAGACGGTGACCGTCGAGTTCGCCCGGGTGCCGGCCAACGTCACGTCGATCGTCTTCGTCGCCGCCGCGTTCAAGAAGGGCAGTTCCTTCCAGAAGGCGCGGAACATCAGCATCAAGGTGTACGACGCGACCGGGGGCAGCACCCAGCAGGTCGCCGACATCTGGCCGAGCCTGCTCAGCAACGACAACGGCTGCGCCGTGGCCAAGGCGATAAGGGCCGGCGGTGTCTGGAAGCTGGAGGTGATCAACCAGACGGGCAGGATCAAGCAGGGTGACGAGCGGGACCTGATGCGCTTCGCGGTGAACAAGTAG
- a CDS encoding YoaK family protein, with translation MSADSAAARTDDHEERGLRLVVVLLGLTVVSGLIDAVSYLGLGHVFTANMTGNVVVLGFAAAGAPGFSVWHTLTSLACFLVGAAVGGRVAVRFGGRSRRSWARVTLAVEALLVGGCAAVAFAAPDATGTTYTLIAVTAFAMGLRNATVRKLGVPDLTTTVLTMTLTGLAADTAVGAGAGNRSPRRAASVAAMAVGALLGAWLVLRHGLGIPLLIAAVVTGALAVAASGRE, from the coding sequence ATGAGTGCGGACAGCGCGGCCGCGCGGACCGACGACCACGAAGAGCGCGGACTGCGCCTGGTCGTGGTGCTGTTGGGGCTGACCGTGGTCAGCGGGCTCATCGACGCGGTGAGTTATCTCGGGCTCGGGCACGTCTTCACCGCGAACATGACCGGCAACGTGGTGGTGCTGGGCTTCGCCGCGGCCGGGGCACCCGGCTTCTCCGTGTGGCACACGCTGACCTCGCTCGCCTGCTTCCTGGTCGGCGCCGCGGTCGGCGGACGGGTCGCGGTGCGGTTCGGCGGCCGCTCCCGCCGGTCCTGGGCGCGGGTCACGCTCGCCGTCGAGGCGCTGCTGGTCGGCGGGTGCGCGGCGGTCGCCTTCGCCGCGCCGGACGCCACCGGCACGACGTACACCCTGATCGCCGTCACGGCCTTCGCCATGGGCCTGCGCAACGCGACCGTCCGCAAACTGGGCGTCCCCGACCTGACGACCACGGTCCTGACGATGACACTGACGGGCCTCGCCGCCGACACGGCCGTCGGCGCCGGTGCGGGCAACCGCTCCCCTCGGCGCGCGGCCTCCGTCGCCGCGATGGCCGTGGGCGCGCTGCTGGGCGCGTGGCTGGTGCTCCGTCACGGACTGGGGATCCCGCTGCTGATCGCGGCGGTGGTGACGGGGGCGCTGGCCGTGGCGGCCTCCGGGCGGGAGTAG
- a CDS encoding aggregation-promoting factor C-terminal-like domain-containing protein, whose translation MSVSFIRRIASPKKVLTTAAVATATVGMALAAAPAQAATTSASSAQSIAHEMIPDATQFTAFSKIVERESGWNPSATNAASGAYGLVQALPASKMSTAGSDWKTNPATQIKWGLDYMNSRYGSPAAAWSFWQAHNWY comes from the coding sequence GTGTCCGTCTCCTTCATCCGCCGCATCGCCTCTCCGAAGAAGGTCCTCACCACTGCCGCCGTGGCCACCGCCACCGTCGGCATGGCTCTGGCCGCGGCTCCCGCCCAGGCCGCCACCACCTCGGCCTCCTCCGCCCAGTCGATCGCGCACGAGATGATCCCGGACGCCACGCAGTTCACCGCCTTCAGCAAGATCGTCGAGCGCGAGAGCGGCTGGAACCCCAGCGCCACGAACGCCGCGTCCGGCGCCTACGGTCTGGTCCAGGCCCTGCCCGCGTCGAAGATGTCGACCGCCGGCTCCGACTGGAAGACCAACCCCGCCACGCAGATCAAGTGGGGTCTGGACTACATGAACTCCCGCTACGGCAGCCCGGCCGCCGCGTGGAGCTTCTGGCAGGCCCACAACTGGTACTGA
- a CDS encoding ECF transporter S component: protein MTGSSTPRRPAPHQPQVRAVRLGPRSLAALCLVSVIGVAGFGWPLFADPASQVGTHAQDAPWLFAGLLVLLVAVVAATISESGLGPKAVAMLGVLAATGAALRPIGAGTAGIEPMFFLMVLSGRVLGPGFGFVLGSVTMFSSALLTGGVGPWMPFQMLAMGWFTMGAGLLPGPDRLRGRAELSLLAAYGFLAAFAYGTVMNLEGWPFMNALASNVAFDPHAGVPANLARFLAYCLATSLGWDLGRAVVTVVLTLTLGAPLLRALRRATRRAAFETPVTFDPR from the coding sequence ATGACCGGGTCCAGCACCCCACGACGCCCCGCACCGCACCAGCCCCAGGTCCGTGCCGTCCGCCTCGGCCCCCGCTCCCTCGCCGCGCTCTGCCTGGTGAGCGTCATCGGCGTCGCCGGATTCGGCTGGCCGCTCTTCGCCGACCCCGCCTCCCAGGTCGGCACACACGCGCAGGACGCCCCCTGGCTGTTCGCGGGGCTGCTGGTCCTGCTCGTCGCGGTCGTGGCCGCGACGATCTCCGAGTCCGGGCTCGGCCCGAAGGCGGTGGCCATGCTCGGGGTGCTGGCCGCGACCGGTGCCGCCCTGCGGCCGATCGGGGCCGGGACCGCCGGGATCGAGCCGATGTTCTTCCTGATGGTGCTGAGCGGACGGGTGCTCGGACCGGGGTTCGGGTTCGTGCTCGGGTCCGTGACCATGTTCTCGTCCGCGCTGCTCACCGGCGGGGTGGGGCCGTGGATGCCGTTCCAGATGCTCGCCATGGGCTGGTTCACGATGGGCGCCGGACTGCTGCCGGGGCCGGACCGCCTGCGCGGGCGCGCCGAGCTGTCGCTGCTCGCCGCGTACGGGTTCCTGGCCGCCTTCGCGTACGGCACCGTCATGAACCTGGAGGGCTGGCCCTTCATGAACGCGCTGGCCTCGAACGTCGCCTTCGACCCGCACGCCGGCGTCCCCGCCAACCTGGCCCGCTTCCTCGCGTACTGCCTGGCCACCTCGCTCGGCTGGGACCTGGGCCGGGCCGTCGTGACGGTCGTCCTGACACTGACGCTGGGCGCGCCGCTCCTCAGGGCGCTGCGCCGGGCCACCCGGCGGGCCGCCTTCGAGACGCCGGTCACGTTCGACCCCCGGTGA